The region CCATGCCTCGCGCAGGGCGGCCAGGTGCTCGTCGGTGAGCCTGCCGCGCTCGGTGAACGGCACGCCCAGCGCCTCGAACTCCTGGCGCGCCCAGCCGGCGCCCACCCCGAGCACCAGCCGCCCGCCGCTGAGCTGCTGGAGGTTGGCGGCCGTCCGGGCCACCAGCAGCGGATGCCGGTACGGCAGGATCAGTACGGTGGTGCCCAGTCGCAGCCGGGTGGTGAGGCCGGCCAGCCAGGACAGCGTGGTGAACGGCTCGTAGAAGGGCGCCGGGTAGCGCTCGGCCACGTCGGGCGTGCCGGCCACATGGTCCGACACCATCAGCAGGCCGTAACCGAGACCCTCCACGACGTGCGCCCATTCGCGCAGCACTCCGGGGTCGGTCCCGGGGCCGAAGTTCGGCACGTTGACGCCAAGTTCCATGATCGGATGCTATCCCGGCGATCCGGCCGCCCGGAAGCGACTTCTCCCGGTCCTCGGCGGCCTTTTCCGTTGATCTGCCGGTAGAATCGCGCTATGACCGCGAATCTCGACGACGTCGACTGGGTGATCATCGAGCAGTTCCAGCGGGAGGCGCGCATCTCCGTCAGCGAGCTCGGGCGGCGGGTCAAGCTCAGCGCGTCGGCCACCACCGAAAGGGTGCGGCGGCTGGAGGCCATGGGCGTCATCGTCGGCTACCGGGCCGTGGTGGACCTGTCCAGGGTCGGCTATCCGGTGCTGGCCGTCGTCCGGCTGAAGTACCCCGGCAACCACCACCAGCCGCTGCGCCGGCTGCTCGCCGAGCGGCGGGAGATCCTGGAGTGCCTGCGCACCACCGGCGACGACTGCTACACCCTGAAGGTCGCCGCGACCTCGATGGCGCATCTGGAGGCGCTGATGGACGAGCTGGCCGGTTTCGGCAGCACGACGACCAGCGTCGTCTACAGCCAGACGCTGCCCTACCGGGGCCCGGCCCGGCCCGCCGCCGACACGGACTGAGCCGCCCGCCCGTCCCGGTCGGGGACGGGCGGGCGGTTCGGTCACCGCCGGTCAGTTCACTGGCTCAGCAGCTTCGCCGCGAGGGTGGCGGCGTTGTAGGAGCCCCAGCCGGTGGTGAAGTCCCAGCCCGCCGCCGCGGAGTAGGCGCCGTTGCTGCCACTGGTGATGTCGTGGAAGCCGGTGCCGTTCGCCTTGTAGAGCGCGGGGTTGGCGAAGCCGAGCCGGGCCTTGCCCGCGGCCGCCGCCTGCTGGTTGTAGACCGCGGCGAAGGCGGCCCACTCGGGCGCGGCGGCGCTGGTGCCGCCGACCTGGCCCCACTGGCCCTGCGAGTAGATGGACACCCCGGGCGAGGGGTTGGCGAGCGCCGAGACGTCAGGGACCTGGCGCTTGCCGCCGCCCTGGCTCTTCTGGACCGGCACCTGCCAGCTCGGGATGCTGAACACGCTGGACTTGCCGCCCCCGCCGCCGGACCAGGCGGTCTCCCGGCTCCAGGCGTTGGAGGAGGTCACGGTCAGCGTGGTGCCGCCGACGCCGGTGACGTTCGGGTCGCTGGCCGGGTAGTCGACGGAGGTGCCGCCGTTGCCCGCGTCGTCGGAGCCGCTGTCGCCGGAGGCCGCGAAGAAGCTCAGGCCCTCGGCGGCGCCCTGCGCGAAGACCGCGGAGACGGCGCTGATGTTGGAGCTGGTGCGCAGCGTCTCGGCCAGGCCCCAGCTGATGGACGTCACGGGGATGCCGCTGTCCACGATCGCCTGGTAGGTCTGGACCTCGCCCGCGTCGGAGTTGGGACCCTCGAAGACGGTGACCTTCGCGGCCGGGGCGACGGCGTTGACCACCTCGATGTCCAGCTCGACCTCGACCTGGCCGCCGCCGATCGGGCCCGAGCCGCCGCTCACCTTGTGCACGGTGGGAGCTGTCGAGGCGAGCCCGTAGTGGCTGTCGTACGTGGTGATGTTGGACTGCTGGAAGCCGTCGAATTCCAGCAGGGCGACCTGCTGGCCGCTGCCGGTGTTGCTGCTGGAGACGTTGTACCCGCCCTTGATCTGCGCCGGTGTGTAGCCGCCGCCGGGGCCGTTGTGCGGGGTGACGGCCGCGGGCGCCTGGTGGTGCAGCTGGTTGCGGCTGTTGAGGCCGGAGACGTCGCTGATGAGGGCGCCGACCGAGGCCGGCAGCGTGGGCGCGGCGTCGTTGGCGTAGAAGGTGCGGCCCGAGGCGTTGTCCTTCCACGTCGACAGGCCGGT is a window of Streptomyces sp. NBC_01477 DNA encoding:
- a CDS encoding S53 family peptidase — translated: MTLRLKLLAAAATPALLLAAVPAAFAATAQPDAARTTLTGDVLTGLKSHAVRTGTVAATDRISVAVSLAPRDNRALDTFVAQVSDPASASYGHYLTKSQFTARFGRTDAEVKQVTDYLRAQGLKVGTVHSGNLLIDATGTAAQLEKAFGTGLSTWKDNASGRTFYANDAAPTLPASVGALISDVSGLNSRNQLHHQAPAAVTPHNGPGGGYTPAQIKGGYNVSSSNTGSGQQVALLEFDGFQQSNITTYDSHYGLASTAPTVHKVSGGSGPIGGGQVEVELDIEVVNAVAPAAKVTVFEGPNSDAGEVQTYQAIVDSGIPVTSISWGLAETLRTSSNISAVSAVFAQGAAEGLSFFAASGDSGSDDAGNGGTSVDYPASDPNVTGVGGTTLTVTSSNAWSRETAWSGGGGGKSSVFSIPSWQVPVQKSQGGGKRQVPDVSALANPSPGVSIYSQGQWGQVGGTSAAAPEWAAFAAVYNQQAAAAGKARLGFANPALYKANGTGFHDITSGSNGAYSAAAGWDFTTGWGSYNAATLAAKLLSQ
- a CDS encoding Lrp/AsnC family transcriptional regulator is translated as MTANLDDVDWVIIEQFQREARISVSELGRRVKLSASATTERVRRLEAMGVIVGYRAVVDLSRVGYPVLAVVRLKYPGNHHQPLRRLLAERREILECLRTTGDDCYTLKVAATSMAHLEALMDELAGFGSTTTSVVYSQTLPYRGPARPAADTD
- a CDS encoding LLM class flavin-dependent oxidoreductase, with protein sequence MELGVNVPNFGPGTDPGVLREWAHVVEGLGYGLLMVSDHVAGTPDVAERYPAPFYEPFTTLSWLAGLTTRLRLGTTVLILPYRHPLLVARTAANLQQLSGGRLVLGVGAGWARQEFEALGVPFTERGRLTDEHLAALREAWPAEAGDGAAPLPVWVGGNSAAAIRRAHRFGDAWHPLRITLPWLRAALAEHAVPALAPRIALRLTAARVEDPERLAGTGTVEQVLDDLDQLRRLGAHTVVLDPYHGDPEETRRPHTAWQALATVAAQWKEPS